A stretch of Ictalurus furcatus strain D&B unplaced genomic scaffold, Billie_1.0 scf7, whole genome shotgun sequence DNA encodes these proteins:
- the LOC128605013 gene encoding kinetochore-associated protein 1-like has protein sequence MCLKFSLDLVHKLLKSDTLQEELQTRGESFTSKLQYQRSATENVFMTFQLDCPKLLKLTGLPGRLIVSLFEHSSVVEHVKSPAGQTSPGESKSDHADPKHQYSSNHAPF, from the exons ATGTGTTTGAAATTCAGCTTGGACCTCGTACACAAATTGCTGAAGTCTGATACGCTACAG gaggagcTACAGACGAGGGGAGAGAGCTTCACCTCGAAGCTGCAGTATCAGCGGTCAGCCACAGAGAACGTGTTCATGACTTTTCAGCTGGACTGCCCCAAGCTGCTGAAGCTCACGGGACTGCCCGGCCGTCTCATCGTGTCTCTGTTCGAGCACAGCTCAGTGGTGGAGCACgtgaagagtcctgctggacaGACCTCCCCTGGTGAGAGTAAATCTGACCATGCAGACCCTAAGCACCAATACTCAAGCAATCACGCaccattttga